One genomic window of Haemophilus haemolyticus includes the following:
- a CDS encoding aminodeoxychorismate synthase component I, whose amino-acid sequence MTQSTMQHFIEQANHYGKQRTPFFFLIDFEKEKPLICPLENSAQQGIYFDILGKRNCIISPQSIPLNFTKHPMSFSRYQQGFELVQSELQKGNSYLLNLTYPTKISGNLSLEQIFHQTNAPYKLWLQDQFVCFSPECFVNIHDNSIFTYPMKGTINASLPDAENQLLTNEKEQREHYTIVDLMRNDLSMVAENIQVKKFRYIDRIKTQKGEILQTSSEIYGKLNENWQNQIGYILAKLLPAGSISGAPKEKTTQIIQQAEKQKRGYYTGIFGIFDGETLQSAVAIRFISQVDEKFYFHSGGGITIHSNVQDEYEELLEKVYLPIEGAD is encoded by the coding sequence TGCAACATTTTATTGAACAGGCTAATCATTATGGCAAACAACGCACGCCATTTTTCTTTCTCATTGATTTTGAAAAAGAAAAACCATTGATTTGTCCTCTCGAAAATTCTGCACAACAAGGCATTTATTTTGATATTTTAGGGAAAAGAAATTGCATAATTTCTCCACAATCTATCCCTCTTAATTTTACCAAACATCCAATGTCCTTCTCGCGTTATCAACAAGGTTTTGAACTTGTTCAAAGTGAATTACAGAAAGGCAATTCTTATTTATTGAATCTCACCTACCCCACTAAAATTTCAGGTAATCTGTCACTTGAACAGATTTTTCATCAAACAAATGCACCTTATAAATTGTGGTTACAAGATCAGTTTGTTTGCTTCTCACCAGAATGTTTTGTCAATATTCATGACAACAGCATTTTTACTTATCCCATGAAAGGGACAATTAATGCATCTCTGCCCGATGCAGAAAATCAGTTACTCACAAATGAAAAAGAACAACGCGAACATTACACAATTGTTGATTTGATGCGTAATGATTTATCCATGGTGGCAGAAAACATTCAGGTGAAAAAATTTCGTTATATCGATCGCATCAAAACACAAAAAGGTGAAATACTGCAAACCAGTTCTGAAATTTACGGAAAGTTGAATGAAAACTGGCAAAATCAAATTGGCTATATTTTAGCGAAACTCTTGCCTGCTGGTTCCATAAGTGGTGCCCCAAAAGAAAAAACCACACAAATTATTCAACAAGCAGAAAAACAAAAACGCGGTTATTACACAGGAATTTTCGGCATATTTGATGGTGAAACACTACAAAGTGCGGTGGCAATTCGATTTATTTCTCAAGTAGATGAAAAATTTTATTTTCATAGTGGGGGCGGTATTACCATTCATAGCAATGTGCAAGATGAATATGAAGAATTGTTAGAAAAAGTCTATTTACCGATTGAAGGTGCTGATTAA
- the serC gene encoding 3-phosphoserine/phosphohydroxythreonine transaminase has product MSQVFNFSAGPAMIFPEVLQKAQSELTNWLNQGVSVMEVSHRGKYFMELIAQAEKDLREVYNIPDNYRVLFLQGGARGQFAAIPMNLIGKKGKALYLNSGHWSATAAKEARNSAEIDEITIVENGEQTRITGLDFSHIADQYDYVHYCPNETISGVEIFDVPNVGNAVLVADMSSNILSRQIDISKFGVIYAGAQKNLGPAGITLVIIRDDLIGNARKETPSIWNYATQRDADSMINTPPTFAWYLCSLVFKHLKEMGGLEVIAKRNALKAQTLYDYIDSSKLYRNVVAKENRSTMNVTFITGNAELDAKFVAESTAASLQALKGHKVLGGMRASIYNAMPQEGVEALISFMKKFEAENLS; this is encoded by the coding sequence ATGTCACAAGTCTTTAATTTTAGCGCTGGCCCAGCGATGATTTTTCCAGAAGTACTACAAAAAGCACAAAGTGAACTGACAAACTGGCTCAATCAAGGAGTGTCCGTAATGGAGGTGAGCCATCGCGGTAAATATTTCATGGAACTTATTGCACAAGCAGAAAAAGATCTACGTGAGGTTTACAATATTCCTGATAACTATCGCGTACTTTTCTTACAAGGCGGTGCTCGCGGTCAATTTGCAGCAATTCCGATGAACTTAATCGGTAAAAAAGGCAAAGCCCTTTATTTAAATAGTGGGCATTGGTCAGCTACAGCAGCAAAAGAAGCAAGAAATTCTGCAGAAATTGATGAAATCACTATTGTAGAAAATGGCGAACAGACTCGAATTACCGGTCTTGATTTTAGCCATATCGCTGATCAATATGACTACGTTCATTATTGCCCAAATGAAACCATCAGTGGTGTAGAAATTTTTGATGTACCAAATGTGGGAAATGCCGTATTGGTCGCTGATATGTCTTCAAATATTCTTTCACGCCAAATCGATATCAGTAAATTTGGTGTAATTTATGCAGGTGCGCAAAAAAATCTTGGCCCTGCGGGTATTACATTAGTCATTATTCGTGATGATTTGATCGGTAATGCGCGTAAAGAAACTCCATCTATTTGGAATTATGCAACTCAACGTGACGCAGATTCAATGATTAATACACCACCAACATTTGCTTGGTATTTATGCTCCCTCGTATTTAAACATCTTAAAGAGATGGGGGGCTTAGAGGTGATCGCAAAACGTAATGCGTTAAAAGCACAAACCCTTTATGATTATATTGATTCGAGCAAACTTTACCGCAATGTGGTAGCAAAAGAAAACCGCTCAACAATGAATGTCACTTTCATTACAGGCAATGCTGAATTAGATGCCAAATTTGTCGCAGAATCCACTGCTGCGAGCTTACAAGCCTTGAAAGGTCACAAGGTTTTAGGTGGAATGCGTGCGTCTATTTACAATGCAATGCCACAAGAAGGCGTTGAGGCACTTATTTCATTTATGAAAAAATTTGAAGCTGAAAATCTTTCTTAA
- a CDS encoding aminotransferase class IV family protein: MYPLFETLCIENGKIQNIDLHQARYERSLREYYGKSAVKIFNLFSLIQLPEPLQNRLVRCRIDYNAETTQIQYFEYHQKIYRTFQPVICDDIEYGLKYSDRSLINTLFARRDVSDEIIIIKNGKATDCSIGNLIFRQGKKWYTPDTPLLRGTQREKLLQEGKIQEITIYQEDIVNFDEIKIINAMNSL; encoded by the coding sequence ATGTATCCTCTATTTGAAACCCTTTGCATTGAAAATGGGAAAATTCAAAATATCGATTTACACCAAGCTCGATATGAACGTAGTTTGCGTGAATATTATGGCAAAAGTGCGGTGAAAATTTTTAATCTTTTTTCACTCATTCAACTGCCTGAGCCCTTACAAAATCGATTAGTTCGCTGTCGCATTGATTACAATGCCGAAACCACGCAAATTCAATATTTTGAATACCATCAAAAAATTTACCGCACTTTCCAACCTGTAATTTGTGACGATATCGAATATGGTTTGAAATATTCTGATCGTAGTTTAATTAATACATTATTTGCTCGACGTGACGTTTCTGATGAAATTATTATTATCAAAAATGGAAAAGCGACAGATTGTTCCATTGGTAATTTAATTTTCCGCCAAGGAAAAAAATGGTACACACCAGACACCCCATTACTTAGAGGCACACAACGAGAAAAATTATTACAAGAAGGGAAAATTCAAGAAATCACTATATATCAAGAAGATATTGTCAATTTTGATGAAATTAAAATCATTAACGCAATGAATAGCCTATAA
- a CDS encoding DUF496 family protein, translated as METVNKQSFQEVLEYVRMYRSKNKIKRDMEDNNRKIRDNQKRVLLLDNLNQYIRDDMTIEEVRGIIESMRDDYEGRVDDYTIRNAELSTQRREISAKMKSQKKAHAELLKNSEK; from the coding sequence ATGGAAACTGTAAACAAGCAATCTTTTCAAGAAGTGTTGGAATACGTGCGTATGTATCGTTCAAAAAACAAAATTAAGCGCGACATGGAAGACAATAATCGTAAAATCCGTGACAATCAGAAACGCGTATTATTGTTAGATAACTTAAATCAATACATTCGTGATGATATGACCATCGAAGAGGTGCGTGGAATTATTGAAAGTATGCGTGATGACTATGAAGGTCGTGTTGATGATTATACGATTCGCAATGCAGAGCTTTCTACGCAACGTCGTGAGATTAGTGCGAAAATGAAAAGTCAGAAAAAAGCGCATGCGGAATTGTTGAAAAACTCTGAAAAATAA